A single region of the Deltaproteobacteria bacterium genome encodes:
- the murG gene encoding undecaprenyldiphospho-muramoylpentapeptide beta-N-acetylglucosaminyltransferase, with protein sequence MKMLIAGGGTGGHLFPGVALAQEVTTRHPDNDVLFVGTARGLEATVVPQAGFKLELIEVAGLKRMGIFGLLRGLLRIPKALWQSRRILKTYRPDVVMGVGGYASGPVVLMAKLMGIPTAVQEQNARAGFTNKLLGKFVEAVFVAFREAVDQFPREKTRLLGNPIRRELMDNFLRAKAQHDRFKLLVFGGSQGAHAINTTLLKTAPLLADLKEKLAITHQTGKRDVEEVKKGYEGSGFQVEVLEFISDMSKAYLDCDLVVCRAGATTLAELTVCKKPAILIPFPFATDNHQELNARSLADAGAAVMLLEAELTAEKLAGVIRELFTDREKLARMEKAAGLLGRPEAAKEIADVCVELVERRWGSLKGRAAAQAK encoded by the coding sequence GTGAAGATGCTGATCGCCGGCGGAGGGACGGGAGGTCACCTGTTTCCGGGCGTCGCGCTCGCCCAGGAGGTCACCACCCGCCACCCCGACAACGACGTGCTCTTCGTGGGCACCGCGCGCGGCCTCGAGGCCACCGTGGTGCCCCAGGCCGGCTTCAAGCTCGAGCTCATCGAGGTCGCCGGCCTGAAGCGAATGGGCATCTTTGGGCTGCTGCGCGGGTTGCTGCGGATTCCGAAGGCGCTCTGGCAGAGCCGACGCATTTTGAAGACCTATCGGCCCGACGTGGTGATGGGCGTGGGCGGCTATGCGTCAGGGCCGGTGGTGCTCATGGCCAAGCTCATGGGCATCCCCACGGCGGTGCAGGAGCAGAACGCGCGCGCGGGCTTCACCAACAAGCTCCTGGGGAAGTTCGTGGAGGCGGTGTTCGTCGCCTTCCGCGAGGCTGTCGATCAGTTCCCGCGCGAGAAGACGCGGCTCCTCGGCAATCCCATCCGCCGCGAGCTGATGGACAACTTCCTCCGCGCCAAGGCCCAGCACGATCGCTTCAAGCTGCTCGTGTTCGGCGGATCGCAAGGCGCGCACGCCATCAACACCACGCTGCTCAAGACCGCGCCGCTGCTGGCCGACCTGAAAGAGAAGCTCGCCATCACCCACCAGACGGGAAAGCGCGACGTCGAAGAGGTGAAGAAGGGCTACGAGGGCTCGGGCTTCCAGGTCGAGGTGCTGGAGTTCATCAGCGACATGTCCAAGGCGTATCTGGACTGCGACCTCGTCGTGTGCCGCGCGGGCGCCACCACGCTCGCCGAGCTCACGGTGTGCAAGAAGCCGGCGATTCTGATTCCGTTCCCGTTCGCCACCGACAACCACCAGGAGCTGAACGCGCGCTCGCTGGCGGATGCCGGCGCGGCGGTGATGCTCCTCGAGGCCGAGCTCACCGCGGAGAAGCTGGCCGGCGTCATTCGCGAGCTCTTCACCGATCGCGAGAAGCTCGCGCGCATGGAGAAGGCCGCGGGTCTCCTCGGTCGGCCCGAGGCGGCGAAGGAGATCGCCGACGTGTGCGTGGAGCTCGTCGAGCGCCGCTGGGGCAGCTTGAAGGGCCGCGCGGCGGCGCAGGCCAAGTAG
- the murB gene encoding UDP-N-acetylmuramate dehydrogenase translates to MATPAASHERLRAHVQGEISRDEPLANRTSVRVGGTADLFVQPKSVDDLARTLEILADDGIAWHVLGGGANTLVGDGGFRGAVLRLPNLPEVIEASADAVTVTLAAGSPITKIIQVMRKQKVTGAEFLASVPGTIGGAVTMNAGTRDGWMQRVIQSVDVVSARGTQRLESNALTFEYRRTHLPEGSVVVAATCRLPRGDVEASEATMAKDIAYRRATQPLHQPNFGSCFVNPEGNGAGRLIESVGLKGHRIGNAQISEMHANFIVNLGGAKASEARALLDLARNRVREATGIELHPEVKFVGEF, encoded by the coding sequence ATGGCGACGCCCGCGGCGAGCCATGAGCGCCTGCGCGCGCACGTGCAGGGCGAGATCTCGCGCGACGAGCCGCTCGCGAACCGCACCAGCGTCCGCGTGGGCGGCACGGCCGACCTCTTCGTTCAGCCGAAGAGCGTCGACGACCTCGCGCGCACGCTGGAGATCCTCGCCGACGACGGCATCGCCTGGCACGTGCTCGGCGGCGGCGCGAACACGCTCGTGGGCGACGGCGGTTTTCGCGGCGCGGTGCTGCGCTTGCCCAACTTGCCCGAAGTCATCGAAGCGAGCGCGGACGCGGTGACGGTCACGCTCGCGGCCGGCTCGCCGATCACCAAGATCATCCAGGTGATGCGCAAGCAGAAGGTGACCGGCGCGGAGTTCCTCGCCAGCGTGCCCGGCACCATCGGCGGCGCGGTGACCATGAACGCCGGCACGCGCGACGGCTGGATGCAGCGGGTGATCCAGAGCGTCGACGTGGTGAGCGCGCGCGGCACGCAGCGCCTGGAGAGCAACGCGCTCACCTTCGAGTACCGCCGCACGCACCTTCCCGAAGGCAGCGTGGTGGTCGCGGCGACGTGTCGGCTGCCGCGCGGCGACGTCGAGGCGTCGGAAGCGACGATGGCCAAGGACATCGCCTATCGCCGGGCCACGCAGCCGCTGCACCAGCCGAACTTCGGGAGCTGCTTCGTGAACCCCGAGGGAAACGGGGCAGGGCGGCTCATCGAGTCGGTCGGCCTCAAGGGCCACCGCATCGGCAACGCGCAGATCTCGGAGATGCACGCCAACTTCATCGTGAACCTCGGCGGCGCGAAGGCGTCCGAGGCCCGCGCGCTGCTCGACCTCGCGCGCAACCGCGTCCGCGAAGCGACGGGCATCGAGCTGCACCCCGAGGTGAAGTTCGTCGGCGAGTTCTGA
- a CDS encoding fatty acid desaturase family protein, which yields MTIRQQSAEELKKGYSRWFRQVEIWSIVFFWAGLFFLWFQGRHAIAEHPWVAFGGTFAAYVGADFISGFVHWLADTWGSVEMPVIGNALLRPFRLHHVDEKEITRHDYIETNGANCMISLPGIALSLWCNWDSKLGLFFGMFWAGVMLFIMMTNQFHKWAHLDAEKRTPTIAFLQSVRLILSPKHHQIHHTAPFAKYYGITHGWLNWPLTKIGFFRGLEWMVTATTGIIPRRDDIGLPAALAVAPMSEPEPQAVMPGSNPPL from the coding sequence GTGACCATCCGACAGCAGAGCGCGGAGGAGCTCAAGAAGGGCTACTCGCGCTGGTTCCGCCAGGTGGAGATCTGGAGCATCGTCTTCTTCTGGGCGGGGCTCTTCTTCCTGTGGTTTCAGGGCCGGCACGCCATCGCCGAGCACCCGTGGGTGGCGTTCGGCGGCACCTTCGCGGCCTACGTGGGCGCCGACTTCATCTCCGGCTTCGTGCACTGGCTCGCCGACACCTGGGGCAGCGTGGAGATGCCCGTCATCGGCAACGCGCTCTTGCGGCCCTTCCGCCTGCACCACGTGGACGAGAAGGAGATCACCCGGCACGACTACATCGAGACCAACGGCGCGAACTGCATGATCTCGCTGCCGGGCATCGCTCTCTCGCTGTGGTGCAACTGGGACAGCAAGCTGGGGCTGTTCTTCGGCATGTTCTGGGCGGGCGTCATGCTGTTCATCATGATGACCAACCAGTTCCACAAGTGGGCGCACCTCGACGCCGAGAAGCGCACGCCCACCATCGCCTTCTTGCAGAGCGTCCGGCTGATCCTCTCGCCGAAGCACCACCAGATTCACCACACCGCGCCGTTCGCGAAGTACTACGGCATCACCCACGGCTGGCTGAACTGGCCGCTCACCAAGATCGGCTTCTTCCGCGGGCTGGAGTGGATGGTCACCGCCACCACCGGCATCATCCCGCGCCGCGACGACATCGGTCTGCCCGCTGCGCTCGCGGTGGCGCCGATGTCCGAGCCCGAGCCTCAGGCCGTGATGCCGGGCTCGAATCCGCCGCTGTAG
- a CDS encoding Crp/Fnr family transcriptional regulator has translation MLRAGRWFGGLSPELQDALLAAGVLKKLSTGERLFARGDPPDGLYAVLDGGLRISGSGEGGREALLAFTGPPTWIGEIAVFDGQPRTHDAVAAAESLVLHVPQPALDAHLAKHPEHWRELGLLIASKLRLAFVAMEDDALLPNATRLARRLLMLAEAYGEWVDRTTRAVKLRQEQLALMLSMSRQTANSLLKELEAQDIVRLSYGEIEILDLDRLRQAARAPR, from the coding sequence TTGCTGCGTGCCGGGCGCTGGTTCGGCGGCCTGTCGCCCGAGCTTCAGGACGCGCTCCTGGCTGCGGGCGTGCTCAAGAAGCTGTCGACGGGCGAGCGCTTGTTCGCTCGCGGCGACCCGCCGGATGGCCTCTATGCGGTCCTCGACGGCGGCCTGCGCATCAGCGGCTCGGGCGAGGGCGGGCGCGAGGCGCTGCTCGCGTTCACCGGTCCGCCGACGTGGATCGGCGAGATCGCCGTCTTCGATGGCCAGCCGCGCACGCACGACGCCGTCGCGGCCGCCGAGTCGCTCGTGCTGCACGTGCCGCAGCCGGCGCTCGACGCGCACCTCGCCAAGCACCCGGAGCACTGGCGAGAGCTGGGGCTGCTCATCGCCAGCAAGCTGCGGCTCGCGTTCGTGGCCATGGAGGACGACGCGCTCTTGCCCAATGCCACTCGGCTCGCGCGTCGACTGCTGATGCTTGCCGAGGCCTACGGCGAGTGGGTGGACCGCACCACGCGAGCGGTGAAGCTGCGGCAGGAGCAGCTGGCGTTGATGCTCTCGATGTCGCGGCAGACGGCGAACTCGCTGCTCAAGGAGCTCGAGGCACAAGACATCGTGCGGCTCTCGTACGGCGAGATCGAGATCCTGGATCTGGATCGGCTGCGCCAGGCGGCGCGCGCGCCACGGTAG
- a CDS encoding UDP-N-acetylmuramate--L-alanine ligase — protein MMANRYIDRTAHVHFVGIGGIGMSGIAEVLLNLGNKVSGSDLKESDLTRRLAGQGARIVTGGHKAENLVDCDVVVISSAVKRDNPEVLAARAKKIPVIPRAEMLAELMRLKYGVAIAGSHGKTTTTSMVATVLASAGLDPTAVVGGKLNSLGSNAKLGRGEVMVVEADESDGSFLKLSPSICVVTNIDPEHLDHYGNVEALKAAFVEFANRVPFYGLAVMCLDHPVVQAVLPEIGKRVVTYGFSHQAEYRAENVKLEGFTTTFDAFRRGEALGKFTLRMVGQHNAQNALAAIAVAEEMRIPIDTVRSALAEFGGVQRRFTVRGEVDGITVVDDYGHHPAEVMATLKGARNAFGRRVVVAFQPHRYTRTRDLLEDFSRAFNDADVLVLSDVYSAGEEPIAGATSAKLVELIQACGHHDVTHVPARADVAKHLRARVKPGDLVITLGAGDINQVGPELLQLLQQKG, from the coding sequence ATGATGGCCAACCGCTACATCGACCGCACGGCGCACGTGCACTTCGTGGGGATCGGCGGCATCGGCATGAGCGGCATCGCCGAGGTGCTGCTCAACCTGGGCAACAAGGTCTCGGGCTCGGATCTGAAAGAGAGCGATCTCACGCGCCGGCTCGCCGGCCAGGGCGCGCGCATCGTGACCGGCGGCCACAAGGCGGAGAACCTCGTCGACTGCGACGTGGTCGTCATCAGCTCGGCGGTGAAGCGCGACAACCCCGAGGTGCTCGCGGCGCGCGCGAAGAAGATCCCTGTCATCCCGCGCGCGGAGATGCTCGCCGAGCTGATGCGGCTCAAGTACGGCGTGGCCATCGCCGGCTCGCACGGCAAGACCACGACCACCAGCATGGTGGCCACGGTGCTCGCGTCGGCCGGGTTGGATCCGACGGCGGTCGTGGGCGGCAAGCTCAACAGCCTGGGCTCGAACGCGAAGCTGGGACGCGGCGAGGTGATGGTCGTCGAGGCCGACGAGAGCGACGGCAGCTTCTTGAAGCTCTCGCCGTCGATCTGCGTGGTCACGAACATCGACCCCGAGCACCTCGATCACTACGGCAACGTCGAGGCGCTCAAGGCCGCGTTCGTGGAGTTCGCGAACCGCGTGCCGTTCTACGGGCTCGCGGTGATGTGCCTGGATCATCCCGTGGTGCAGGCGGTGCTGCCGGAGATCGGCAAACGCGTGGTGACCTACGGCTTCTCGCACCAGGCCGAGTACCGCGCGGAGAACGTGAAGCTCGAGGGCTTCACCACCACGTTCGATGCCTTCCGCCGCGGCGAAGCACTGGGCAAGTTCACGCTGCGCATGGTGGGGCAGCACAACGCGCAGAACGCGCTCGCGGCCATCGCCGTGGCCGAGGAGATGCGCATCCCCATCGACACCGTGCGCTCGGCGCTCGCGGAGTTCGGCGGCGTGCAGCGGCGCTTCACGGTGCGCGGCGAGGTGGATGGCATCACCGTGGTGGACGACTACGGGCACCACCCGGCCGAGGTGATGGCCACGCTCAAGGGCGCGCGCAATGCGTTCGGGCGGCGCGTGGTGGTCGCGTTCCAGCCGCACCGGTATACGCGCACCCGCGATCTGCTCGAGGACTTCTCGCGCGCCTTCAACGACGCCGACGTGCTCGTGCTCAGCGACGTCTACTCCGCGGGCGAAGAGCCCATTGCCGGCGCGACGTCGGCGAAGCTGGTGGAGCTCATCCAGGCCTGCGGTCACCACGACGTGACCCATGTGCCCGCCCGCGCCGACGTGGCCAAGCACCTGCGCGCGCGGGTGAAGCCGGGCGATCTCGTCATCACCCTTGGCGCCGGCGACATCAACCAGGTCGGCCCCGAGCTGCTCCAGCTCTTGCAACAAAAAGGTTAA
- a CDS encoding DUF962 domain-containing protein — translation MKTISQQLTQYASYHRDRRNIATHFVGIPLIVVAVASFLSRPAFVVAGVALSPAVLAILGSVIFYLRMELRFALVMAALMGLAGFAAAHLAAMATSTWLATSIAMFVVGWAFQFVGHFFEGKKPAFVDDIAGFLVGPLFVVAEAGFALGLRKELHDEIVRGAGPTRARTERTPAAA, via the coding sequence ATGAAGACCATCTCCCAGCAGCTGACCCAGTATGCGTCGTACCACCGCGACCGGCGCAACATCGCCACGCACTTCGTAGGCATCCCGCTCATCGTGGTGGCCGTGGCCTCGTTCCTGAGCCGGCCGGCCTTCGTGGTCGCGGGCGTGGCGCTCTCGCCGGCGGTGCTGGCGATCCTGGGCTCGGTGATCTTCTACCTGCGCATGGAGCTCCGGTTCGCGCTGGTGATGGCGGCGCTGATGGGCCTGGCGGGCTTTGCTGCGGCGCACCTGGCGGCGATGGCCACCAGCACCTGGCTGGCGACGTCGATCGCGATGTTCGTGGTGGGCTGGGCCTTCCAGTTCGTGGGCCACTTCTTCGAGGGCAAGAAGCCGGCGTTCGTGGATGACATCGCCGGCTTCCTGGTGGGGCCGCTCTTCGTGGTCGCCGAGGCCGGGTTCGCGCTGGGGCTGCGCAAGGAGCTGCACGACGAGATCGTCCGCGGCGCCGGCCCGACCCGCGCGCGGACCGAGCGGACGCCGGCGGCGGCGTAG
- the tnpA gene encoding IS200/IS605 family transposase, protein MVWATKRRRRALTQEEEREYCERLLRRVGEKYEMDVLALEVDVDHVHLYAEISPQLSVGQAVRLFKSLSARHMLRKLPYLRRRFYSDAMWSPSYFVRSVGDGVTAETVRQYIERHDAREELHSVQTELFAPAAAKKRRQRETEK, encoded by the coding sequence TTGGTCTGGGCGACGAAACGGAGGAGGCGCGCGCTGACGCAGGAGGAGGAGCGGGAGTACTGCGAGAGACTGCTGCGGCGGGTCGGTGAGAAATACGAGATGGATGTGCTGGCGCTCGAAGTGGATGTCGATCACGTGCACTTGTACGCAGAGATCTCGCCGCAGCTGTCGGTGGGCCAAGCAGTGCGGCTGTTCAAGAGCCTGAGCGCGCGCCACATGCTCCGGAAGCTTCCGTACCTGCGTCGAAGATTCTACAGCGATGCGATGTGGAGCCCGAGCTACTTCGTGAGAAGCGTGGGAGACGGCGTGACTGCGGAGACGGTGCGCCAATACATCGAGCGGCACGACGCGAGGGAAGAACTCCATTCCGTCCAAACGGAGCTGTTCGCGCCCGCCGCCGCGAAGAAGCGGCGGCAGCGCGAAACAGAGAAGTGA
- the murD gene encoding UDP-N-acetylmuramoyl-L-alanine--D-glutamate ligase, giving the protein MARELKGKKVLVVGLGKSGLAAARLLAREGAQLAVADEKEDIGASGDELKKLGAALHLGSLDPKLFASMDLVVTSPGVPLSSAAFGAAREKGVPVIGEIELASGFIDEPVLAITGTNGKSTTTALTGHLCTHAGLKTFTGGNLGRPLSERAMGERGDVVVVELSSFQLESIDSFHPRGAAFLNLTPDHLDRYPSHQAYGAAKARIFGNQTDRDFAVINAHSPDAMALSENIRSLRYTFGHGSPVARGIRDLGGKLTLRLADDMPDESYTVTAKSLRGIHNRENAMAAVLLARLGGVPKDKIQAGLDSYPGLPHRMELVRELNGVEWVNDSKATNVDSTLVALRSFDEGVILIAGGRGKGAPYDPLVALAKGRIKAVLTVGEDAANIQRAFEGVVPVVACRELQVAVERATALARKGDTVLLSPACASYDQFKNFEDRGERFKMMVAAL; this is encoded by the coding sequence ATGGCGCGCGAGCTCAAGGGCAAGAAGGTCCTCGTCGTCGGGCTCGGCAAGAGCGGGCTCGCGGCCGCGCGCCTGCTCGCGCGTGAGGGCGCCCAGCTCGCCGTCGCCGACGAGAAGGAAGACATCGGCGCTAGCGGCGATGAGCTCAAGAAGCTCGGCGCGGCGCTGCACCTCGGCTCGCTGGACCCGAAGCTGTTCGCGTCGATGGACCTCGTGGTGACGAGCCCTGGCGTGCCGCTCTCGTCGGCCGCGTTCGGGGCCGCGCGCGAGAAGGGCGTGCCCGTCATCGGCGAGATCGAGCTCGCGTCCGGCTTCATCGACGAGCCCGTGCTCGCCATCACCGGCACCAACGGCAAGAGCACGACCACGGCGCTCACCGGCCACCTCTGCACGCACGCGGGCCTCAAGACCTTCACCGGCGGTAACCTCGGGCGGCCTTTGTCCGAGCGCGCGATGGGCGAGCGCGGCGACGTGGTCGTCGTCGAGCTGAGCAGCTTCCAGCTCGAGTCGATCGACAGCTTCCATCCGCGCGGTGCGGCGTTCTTGAACCTCACGCCCGATCACCTCGACCGCTACCCGAGCCACCAGGCCTACGGCGCGGCCAAGGCGCGCATCTTCGGCAACCAGACCGACCGCGACTTCGCCGTCATCAACGCGCACAGCCCGGACGCGATGGCGCTCTCGGAGAACATCCGCAGCCTGCGCTACACGTTCGGGCACGGCTCGCCGGTCGCGCGCGGCATCCGTGATCTCGGCGGCAAGCTCACGCTGCGCCTCGCCGATGACATGCCCGACGAGAGCTACACCGTTACCGCCAAGTCGCTCCGCGGGATTCACAACCGCGAGAACGCCATGGCCGCGGTGCTGCTCGCGCGGCTCGGAGGCGTTCCGAAGGACAAGATTCAAGCCGGCCTCGACAGCTATCCGGGCCTGCCGCACCGCATGGAGCTGGTGCGCGAGCTCAACGGCGTGGAGTGGGTGAACGACTCCAAGGCCACCAACGTCGACTCCACGCTCGTCGCGCTCCGCAGCTTCGACGAGGGCGTGATCCTCATCGCCGGTGGCCGCGGCAAGGGCGCGCCCTACGACCCGTTGGTGGCGCTCGCCAAGGGGCGAATCAAGGCGGTGCTGACCGTCGGCGAGGACGCCGCCAACATCCAGCGCGCCTTCGAGGGCGTGGTGCCGGTGGTGGCCTGCCGGGAGCTCCAGGTGGCCGTGGAACGTGCCACTGCCCTCGCCCGGAAGGGGGATACGGTGCTGCTCTCGCCGGCCTGTGCCTCCTACGACCAGTTCAAAAACTTCGAGGACCGCGGAGAACGGTTCAAGATGATGGTGGCGGCGCTGTAG
- the ftsW gene encoding putative lipid II flippase FtsW produces MQQPAAVVARKATASKPLRFDAWILFAVLGLMALGLVMVYSASAVAATSKLGDGFYYLKRQLMAAGVGLGTLILFMKLGYKRLAPLTYVGLFGTFVLLVAVLIPHVGYAAGGAQRWIRFPGISIQPAEIAKLALVLYLAYSLAKKRDKVKSFSIGFLPHCAVTGLMVLLCLKEKDFGTSVALVVILFAMLFAAGAKISYLVGSILLAIPIGYHQIASSPYRMNRMIAFMDPWAHRHDVGYQVAESLMSVGSGGLWGAGLGESKQKLFFLPEAHTDFIFSIVGEELGLIGVLAVLGLFGILIWRGMRATLNASDPFGAYLALGITVLFGFQALVNIGVTLGVLPTKGLTLPFISYGGCSLVVCCAAAGILLSISGSTGGFLRPQGGSSR; encoded by the coding sequence ATGCAGCAGCCGGCGGCGGTGGTGGCTCGCAAAGCCACCGCGAGCAAGCCCCTGCGGTTCGACGCGTGGATCCTCTTCGCCGTGCTCGGGCTGATGGCCCTGGGCCTGGTGATGGTCTACTCAGCCAGCGCCGTGGCCGCGACGTCCAAGCTCGGCGACGGCTTCTACTACCTGAAGCGCCAGCTCATGGCCGCGGGCGTGGGGCTGGGCACGCTCATCCTCTTCATGAAGCTGGGCTACAAGCGCCTCGCGCCGCTCACCTACGTCGGGCTCTTCGGGACGTTCGTGCTGCTGGTCGCGGTGCTCATCCCGCACGTGGGCTATGCCGCCGGCGGCGCCCAGCGGTGGATCCGCTTCCCCGGCATTTCGATTCAGCCGGCCGAGATCGCCAAGCTGGCGCTCGTGCTCTACCTCGCCTACTCGCTCGCGAAGAAGCGCGACAAGGTGAAGAGCTTCTCCATCGGCTTCTTGCCCCACTGCGCTGTCACCGGGTTGATGGTGCTGCTTTGTCTGAAAGAGAAGGACTTCGGCACCAGCGTCGCGCTGGTGGTGATTCTCTTTGCCATGCTCTTCGCCGCCGGGGCGAAGATCTCGTACCTGGTCGGTTCGATCCTGTTGGCGATTCCCATCGGCTACCACCAGATCGCGAGCTCGCCCTATCGCATGAACCGCATGATCGCCTTCATGGACCCGTGGGCCCACCGCCACGACGTCGGCTACCAGGTGGCCGAGAGCCTGATGAGCGTGGGCTCGGGCGGGCTCTGGGGCGCGGGCCTGGGCGAGAGCAAGCAGAAGCTGTTCTTCCTGCCCGAGGCGCACACCGACTTCATCTTCTCCATCGTGGGTGAAGAGCTCGGACTCATCGGCGTGCTGGCGGTGCTGGGCCTGTTCGGCATCCTCATCTGGCGCGGCATGCGCGCCACGCTCAACGCCAGCGATCCCTTCGGCGCCTACCTGGCGCTGGGCATCACCGTGCTCTTCGGCTTCCAGGCGCTGGTGAACATCGGCGTGACCCTGGGCGTGCTGCCGACGAAGGGCCTGACCCTCCCCTTCATCAGCTACGGAGGGTGTAGCCTCGTGGTCTGCTGTGCTGCTGCGGGAATCCTGCTCTCGATCTCGGGATCGACGGGTGGGTTCCTTCGTCCGCAAGGAGGCTCGAGCCGGTGA
- a CDS encoding SEC-C domain-containing protein yields MLFAFKLGPLEFEDAPSSNLYVAVAPDKGPVGMADAIRDAEGLRELQKQLHGASFTCEPALATAARRLGLSVEPLPEDVVRLRGVVALGMAMGPELRLDPPLLLALAEASAAFEKVRPWEAWTGEELFRVGLSGAVRGTREAVVMGGLGDTFGLAMYDTPGTVARLASARDVNAEELRTRSTTLLFEDGPRFALAPLREAFGLTQVPMAVRREQGRTLIPSAKELVALVAVLAVIAEASGEDEVDRELAVQGIRVRARVQIPPASAPDEDLDSVFDLARAAPTVPEAPPPEPSAPEVPRNAPCPCGSGKKYKKCHGLESTAKPLGPLQPHETDALERRLIRQLSGLRRERAHDAYPISRQDLQAYDLQLFGPWSIYLFRFDGRTELERFLASEGSRLSSREREFLEAQHESPFSILEIEAVRQGEGFSLRDVLTGERFEVLERMGSRSAERWMGILARPVSFGGVTRLYGMHPRPMNPEGLAFAERRACEVLGLKPGERTTREWLHQPGKAEALILAWEEAVSEVDNRPLPQFQNTDGELLEPVKLIFEFDRSEREAIAAGLEALAESPEQSRGQAIYTFLRSGNRMHPDWENTIVGRALLKDDSLELEANSRKRATALRQKVVRKLGKKIRFVSREVEDVGEMLEDSRGARPKPYAVPPPEALEAARAFIEQHYRSWPDVPLPAFKGMTPREAARDPAMRREVLQLLKEIESGARRSLPPIDVSFLWHELGLSPGA; encoded by the coding sequence GTGCTCTTCGCCTTCAAGCTCGGCCCCCTCGAGTTCGAGGACGCCCCCAGCAGCAACCTCTACGTCGCCGTCGCGCCCGACAAGGGCCCGGTGGGCATGGCGGACGCCATCCGCGACGCCGAGGGGCTCCGGGAATTGCAAAAGCAGCTTCACGGCGCCTCTTTCACCTGCGAACCGGCGCTGGCCACCGCGGCCCGGAGGCTGGGCCTGTCGGTGGAGCCGCTTCCGGAAGACGTCGTTCGCCTCCGAGGCGTGGTGGCGCTGGGCATGGCCATGGGCCCAGAGCTCCGGCTCGACCCCCCGCTGCTGCTGGCCCTGGCCGAGGCCTCCGCCGCCTTCGAGAAGGTCCGGCCCTGGGAGGCGTGGACCGGCGAGGAGCTCTTCCGGGTGGGGCTCTCGGGTGCCGTGCGCGGCACGCGAGAGGCGGTGGTGATGGGCGGCCTGGGGGATACCTTCGGGCTGGCCATGTACGACACCCCCGGCACGGTGGCGCGCCTGGCCAGCGCCCGGGACGTCAACGCCGAGGAGCTGCGCACCCGCTCCACCACGCTGCTCTTCGAAGACGGCCCCAGGTTCGCCCTGGCGCCCCTGCGCGAGGCCTTCGGGTTGACCCAGGTGCCCATGGCTGTGCGCCGGGAGCAAGGCCGGACCCTCATCCCCAGCGCGAAAGAGCTGGTGGCCCTGGTGGCTGTGCTCGCGGTGATCGCCGAGGCGTCCGGGGAGGACGAGGTGGACCGGGAGCTGGCGGTGCAGGGGATTCGCGTTCGCGCCCGGGTGCAGATCCCGCCGGCGAGCGCGCCGGACGAGGACCTGGACTCCGTCTTCGACCTCGCGCGCGCCGCGCCGACCGTGCCCGAAGCCCCGCCGCCCGAGCCCAGCGCCCCCGAGGTGCCGCGCAACGCGCCCTGCCCGTGCGGGAGCGGCAAGAAGTACAAGAAGTGCCACGGGCTCGAGTCCACCGCGAAGCCCCTCGGGCCGCTACAGCCCCACGAGACCGACGCACTGGAGCGCCGGTTGATTCGGCAGCTCAGCGGCTTGCGTCGGGAGCGCGCCCACGACGCGTACCCCATCTCCCGCCAGGACCTCCAGGCTTACGACCTGCAGCTCTTCGGGCCCTGGTCGATCTATTTGTTCCGGTTCGATGGGAGGACGGAGCTGGAGCGCTTCCTGGCGAGCGAAGGTTCTCGGCTGTCCAGCCGCGAGCGGGAGTTCCTGGAGGCCCAGCACGAATCGCCGTTCTCGATCCTGGAGATCGAGGCGGTGCGCCAGGGGGAGGGGTTCTCCCTGCGCGATGTCCTCACCGGCGAGCGCTTCGAGGTGCTGGAGAGGATGGGTTCACGGAGCGCCGAGCGCTGGATGGGCATCCTGGCGCGGCCGGTCTCGTTCGGTGGAGTGACCCGGCTCTACGGCATGCACCCCCGCCCCATGAATCCCGAGGGCCTGGCGTTTGCCGAGCGGCGCGCGTGCGAGGTCCTGGGCCTGAAGCCCGGGGAGCGGACCACCCGGGAGTGGCTGCATCAGCCGGGCAAGGCGGAGGCCCTCATCCTGGCCTGGGAAGAAGCCGTCTCCGAGGTGGACAACCGGCCGCTCCCGCAATTTCAGAACACCGACGGAGAGCTGCTCGAGCCGGTGAAGCTCATCTTCGAATTCGATCGCTCGGAGCGCGAGGCCATCGCCGCGGGGCTGGAGGCGCTCGCCGAATCGCCGGAGCAGAGTCGGGGGCAGGCCATCTACACCTTTCTGCGCTCAGGAAATCGCATGCACCCGGACTGGGAGAACACCATCGTCGGGCGGGCGCTCTTGAAGGACGATTCGCTGGAGCTCGAGGCGAACTCGCGCAAGCGGGCCACGGCGCTGCGGCAGAAGGTGGTGCGCAAGCTGGGCAAGAAGATCCGCTTCGTCTCCCGCGAGGTGGAGGATGTCGGCGAGATGCTTGAGGACTCCAGGGGGGCCAGGCCGAAGCCGTACGCCGTGCCACCCCCCGAGGCCCTCGAGGCCGCTCGCGCCTTCATCGAGCAGCACTACCGGAGCTGGCCCGACGTGCCGCTCCCGGCCTTCAAGGGAATGACGCCCCGCGAGGCAGCGCGGGATCCGGCCATGCGGCGAGAGGTGCTGCAACTGCTGAAGGAGATCGAGTCCGGCGCCCGGCGCTCCTTGCCGCCGATCGACGTCTCGTTCCTGTGGCATGAGCTTGGGCTATCGCCCGGCGCATGA